ttttttcctATGTAGCATGTTTGGTTTGTATGAATAGAGATCATAAGAACTTTTTTGTATGCCCAACTTTGAATGCAATTCCATAGAAAAATTTCCATGGATTTCGACCTCGGTGAAATTTTTCGCATCTAAGCTGTCTGAAAACGAGGGACCAACGATGATTGGGCCAGCTAACCGTGTATTATACATGGTCGTCTGCTCAGGGTTTAGTTTAGATTTGAACCTAGTCATAGCCTAATCCCACTTATGCAAGTGGCAAACAGAACCAGccaacatgcatgcatgcaggatAGGACCAGCTAAACTGCTGGTGGTTATGGACCAAAACCCTGCATGATGTTTAGTATGGTGGTTGCCTGCCTTATCTGCTGAAAGTATAGGTGTCTTTCTGCGCTTGCTCTACTGGGATACAGCCACTGTCTATGCCTTATTTAATCACTGCCTAAAAACCCACAAATTGGGCATCGGCTCTTGGCCCTTTCTGTTTCGGGTTAAGCATGTTCTTCCATAAATGTTACCTAGAGTCTGTAATTTTTTTTACAGGTCACGAAGAACAGGACAAGCATTAGTTGCCCTCTGGAGCATTTCCATTGTGTTTATCAAACCCCCCATTAAAATAGTTTGTCAAATCTCTGTTCTCCGAATTTCCATTGCATTTTAGCATTTCCATTTGTGGAGTAGTATTTTAATAGAGAAGACCTTTGCTTATTGTACGAATTCCGCCGATCAGGTAACAGCCTTCCCAGAAGAACAGAGATGTTTTTTTTTTCTTaaaacggaggcaaaagatttgcctcataTATTAAATAAGGAGGAGAGAGAGTTTGTTACAATACACGCCCATGTTACGGCATGACAATTATTCTCGCAATAAAAAAAGACCCTAATTTCTTTGTCCAGGTTTTGATCCAAAGGTTTGCCTCGTCGACAATAATGTTGAGCAAGATTTGCGGAAGAACGGAGATGTGGGTTGCCAGCTTTTGTGCGCGTAACTGGAGCAAGTACCACTGCTAATTAAATCGACGAGGTTCTTTCAGCATAGATCAAGTAGTTTGGATTCTCTCCGTGGAGCTTGGAATCTTACCAGATGGAACAAATTTACAGTCGCCAgaatgccctcttttttccgcacgcaaaaaaaaaagaatgcCCTCTTTTTTTTCTAGTAGTATTTGCAACACTTGAATTCACAATAGCCAAAATACTCATGTCCTTCGATTTCATCTAGTAATCATCCTAGGGGGAGACCATTGCCTTCCCCAGAAGAACATTTCGGTCAGGTGTGGTGCTGGTAACCAATATACTTATGTAACCAAAGGAGTATTGCTGGTCAGGACCATTGCGCATTACTCAGCCAATTAGTAACAGAATTCTAATTAAATCGCTAAGATCATAAACGAGGCGAGGCAAGCTGCAATGAGATCGTCGTTTGGGTCCTTGCAGGTGTTAACTCAACTGGCTGCAGCCTTCACCATAAGCGAGCTGAATGCCGGCGAACCAATCGAATCTTGTTCAGATGGAACAAACGTCAGAAGACCGAGTAGtaaccctcaaaaaaaaaaaaaaaaaaagaagacCGAGTAGTATATGCAGACTGCAGACCAAATGTTTCTTTTTTTCTATCTTTAGCTTGCGTATTTTTGGTTGGATGGGCAGTGATATTCTGAAAATGCTCAACTACAAAGATCTGAACAGCAGTTTTTCTCCCTTTTTCGAAAAGAGAGATGGGAACATGTATATATAAAACCATCATAAAGAGATCCCTACCAACCAGAGCCTCAGAAGAAAGCAGAGCCCTAGAAAGCTCGAAAACCACCGCGCAACGATCAAAAAGCCGGAAAACGGAAGCCGACGGCGCACCAGGCCGGTCAGCGTCTGCAGCAGCTGCAGCGGCAGGGCACAGTAGGCAGTCACCAACTGTTCGGTGCGGCTGGACCGGCCGGCCGTTCGCTGTTTCGGCGTAGCATATGCTTGGCCGCTCGCGGGGTCACGGCGGTACAACTCCGATTCTCCCTCTGCGTCGTCTTTGTCGTCGAGATCAGTGGGAGCAGGCCGCGCCTTCGATCTCCAGATTCCACTCTTGTCTGTCAACCGACCAGTAGCATAACCGCATTTGTCGCTGCCTTCGTACAGACGCGGCCGGATCTGGGCAACGAGCCAAAACGAAGACGATGATTCTTTTCTCGTATGCCTGGGCTTTGGGCGTGCATGCAGGTTGTTGTATCCGACGCGGTGTATGTAACTGACAGTAATAACAGAGTGCTCCTACGTGCCTTTGCAGCCCCACTCTCGGTAGCAATGTAGGAGTACTCACCGACGACGAGATTCATCATCAACTTGTTTGTAATGGCCACCGACGAATCCATCCCGTCTGCACGATCGACCAAACCCTGCTTTAtttggtgagagagagagagagagagagggttaAGGCGTCAGCGTTGGATCGTTAGCGGGACGGGAGAAAAATGATCCGCGCGCGCTTTGCGTTAGTTGCTGCTGCTGTGTGTAGTCTTGGAGCCATGCGGGCTGGTTGATTCCGCGGCACTCAAAGGCGCTCCCTGAAGCTGACCGTGCAGCCGCCATCTCCCTATGTTATGTTTGTGTGTGCCTATGGTCAAGCGCAATAATTCGTCGACGCTGCTGCCGTCGGATGTGGAGTGATCCCTCTCGTGTCGTGTGTGGTGCTTGCGTCCTACGAGATTGCCTGCGACGCCATTGGGTTAGGATCGACCGAGCAGATTGGACAGGTTTAATTTGGCGGATGTATCAAATATGCCTCCCTGCTGTTGCACAAGCATAGATAGTCGACCAGTTGGCGATGTACAACATGGAACAGATTGCATAGGTGCGGAAATTACCCACGGTCCAAAATGGTGCAAACATTCTGAGTACATTAGTTGTTCCACACTTTCGGGATGGGTCGTGCCATCTATGGCTATGTATCGTTGGTGTCGCCGTGTTGTACCTTCTTTCCTAATGAAACACATGCAATTCCCATGCATGGCTCGAAAAAAGGGATccggcttgcctgctccctctccatgctcccatccgtgctcccacttcatcctacggctgttctttttcctttttcttttctaatctaatcatctcccccctgattttcagggggtggggccGGGCCTTATTTTCTTCCAATCAAATCAAGCCACGTATGCAGGAGCACGGATGGAAGCATGGGAAGGGAGCAGGCAAGTCTCGTCCTGAAAAAAGAGCCTACATAATCAATAAAGCATGATCGCTGTTAAATAGTACTGTAACACACAAAATAGTTCTAGGAATTTCAGATATTTTTCTAAATTTTCTGATTCTCTTTGAATAAGAAAATAGTTGTAGGTTTCTCCGAACTTTCCCTCCCACTATTTTCATCAGATTTCTTGTTTTAAAATTTTCTTGTCAAAGTATTCCATTCTGGCTAGGCTCCTACATGTGCAAAGCTACTCCATTCAGAGCCACCTTTGCAATGCTTCGATTATGAAATACTTACGGTTTTGGCGATTAAAAATTAGAGTTTTCCAGGCCAAATCTAGAATAGTCAAAGTGCTAGTACTAGAAATGACACTATTCCTCGCAAATAAAAATTAATGGACTTTATCAACTAACTCTGACCACCTGCGTGGTTGAATAtatattttttctaaaaataAGTATGCCTTCGTAACGGAAACACGCAAAAGGAAAATGGGCATATAGTATTACAAAGCACAAACCGCACCTAAACTAACTTGCAATAGAAAAAACAGGGTCGCTAGCTAGCCGCTAACAATGATGTGTTAACTGATGCTACGTTGCTTAGGACGCAAACCTTAACTAAGCAATCggactagctagctagctacctaCCTACAAATCACCCTCTACGAACCAAACCTAAAGCTTCCACGCCTTATTTAACCCCCCTCGATCCAACCAATTTGTGTGCAAGAAAGTCCAACCCCGTCCTCCTACATGGCTACCACAACAGCATGTCCAATCATGCAATCAACCATCTACGGCTACGGTTGCctcaaaaaactaaaataaaaaaatcaaccaTGTACGCATGTCGGCCTACATACGCGTATGCGCCCCCCTACCGTGACCAACAAAGGAAGAAAACGCATTGATCGtcgcaggggaggggaggggatgCTGCCAAGCGCGCGCCAAGTTGCAGGGAAACTTTTGTAGCGCCCCCTGGAATTGACACCTGAGAAAGAGGCGTGGGAGTCCACAAACCCACGGTTTCCCGGGGGATGAAGAAGAAATATACTATTCCACCTTGGGAAATCTGGCTGCTAGTACGTGTGTGGGTGTGGAGTGCAAGCGGGCGATCGAACACGTTGGGGAGGCGCCACGGTCAAGGCCCTGTCGCTGTGCCACCAACTGCGCAGCACGACCCCAAGTACGTATGGACAAGCCCCGGGTAATTACAAGCCGCCACGACTCAAGGAGCCACCCAATGATTTGGACACCCAGGACAGGTAGGAGTCATGTACGTACGAGAATCAACGGCTCTTCCCTCTCAATCTCAATAATAGTGGTGTGGTGTGATCGTCTCGGGTTCCGATGTGCCCGGATTATAGGATGCAGAAACGGATTACAGGACGCAGAAACTCGTACACGGTGACTGGCATACCCGAATTACGGACATGATAATCAGCAAAAAATCGTACTAGTGGTTAGACACATTCGAATATTCTACTAAGAGAAATTGCAATAAAAGACAACTGAATGATCATATTAATGTTGACGGGACCAAACATGATTTTCCAAATAATAGTATAGTTAATGTACAATTATTGTTGAATTTGCAGAATTAAGTGAGTACTACTATATTTGTGTGAGTTATTTAGTGTGCAGTTAAAACTCAACCTGCAAGAATCCGGCTGAATTAAAGTTGTAATTATGGCATTTACTTGGTATAGAAGTCAAAGTTgtaaaaaaaatggaattaaaaAAAAAACAGAGTGAAATCACACTGTTTACTTCCACCTCTACGATAGCAGCCGCGATCTGGTGTGGGAGGAGGTGGAGCGGCCATGGGAGGAGAGTTGCGGCAGCAAGGTCCGCCTCTATAGGACCAACCCAGCCGTCGTCGCCACCGAGCTCCGTAGGGGGAGTTCGGGGATCAGCATGTATAGCAGTCTGCAGTGGCGGATCTAGGGGTGTGGTGGTGGGGGCCATGGCCCCCATATACAACTGGCAGATTTTTTTACTAGTGCATTCATATGTATATTCACTAGTTTGTTAACTATTTTGTAATGTGTTTTGAGAAAAAAATGCTACACTTTATAATGTTTGCCCTCATGTTTGTCAAGTTCTAGATCCGCCACTGGCAGTCTGTCGCCTTGTTGCCTACGGCTGAGTCCGGAGGACAACATGTGtagtgttcgatgaaatgcccgggAGAGAAAAGGCTTGAGAGAAGAGTGTTGATGATGACATGTGGGCCCATATCCAACTTAACGGTCAATCAAACGGAGCTGACCTGACAGGCGGGCCACGGATGTCATAATCGACATCATTGTGAGCCGAACGGTAACTAGTGTTTCTTTGCAGCAGATTCTACTCAAGTTGGTAGGCATCAGGTTCTCAAAAAAACAAAGTTGGTAGGCATCAGCCAAGCAAAAAAACGTGGTAGTTTTTGAAAACCATGACCCAAATTGCGGTAGCTTTTTTTTCCCGCTATTTACTTGATTTTTTTACTGGTTAAGATTACAAGAAAAGAAAAAGATTACAAGAAAGTTTCACAAATGCCCTGGTAGTAGGTGAAAGGTGGAATTCACCGCCGGTCGACACTTGCACCACACATTCCAGCGGTCATCCACCACTCCACCACCCCGGTCGACACGCCACGGCGGGAGTGCCTGCGTGCGGCCTCCGGATCAACAACATCAGCAACACAGACGCGGCCAACGACAATGACCGGCGGCCTCGATCGCCTCACTGGCAGGCAGCAACATGCAGcgccttgctgctgctgctgctgctgcaaaCTTCACTTTACTACCTTCCAactccgccctcctcctcctcttaaGAAGAGGTCAACCCAAGCGGGCATGGCTCAAGCCCAGTCGCACACAACCCGCGCGCACGCTTGCAAGCATCCAAAACCCGCAGCCGGCGAGCGAGCCATAATATACCAAACCCAAACCAAGCACACGGCATAACCAGCAACCAGCATCGCATCACCATCGCGTCGCGTCGCCCGCCTCCCAGGAGTCGCGCGCTCCTTGTCCTCCTCCCTCGTGTCtacgaccacctcctcctcctccctctcttGCAACAGCTAGAAAGCCTAGAACTATCCCTCTACAGGCCTCGCCGGAGATGGCGACCACGCCGTTGCTGTCGGGAAAACAGGTGGAGGAGGACACGATGCCGCCGTTGCATGGCGTTGTCGTGATCGCCCTCCCGGACCACGCCGCCGACGGGGGCCGGGACTCGCCGTCCAGGAGCGAGCCGGCGGCCTTGAGACGGGCATGGAGGCTGCTGCGGCTGGCCACGGCGCCGCTCGTGGTGCTGGCGGCGTTCGCGGTGGCGGCGCACTGCTACGGCCTCTACTCCTTCTCCTTCTCCGGGGGGGATGACTGGAAATGGGGCGAGGGGCGCGCCTCGTCCTTCCTGCTGCCGCTGCACCCCAAGCCCAAGCCCGCCGGCGTCAAGGCGGAGGACTCGACCACGGCCGTGCTGCCGGAGAGGTGCGTGCGTGCGACGAGCCGAGCCGGCGCAGGCATCCGAATCCCTTTCGCCCAAAGGCACAATTTGCTCCTTTCCGCCGCCTGGATTCTTTTTGTATCCTACGACGAAAGGAAGTTTGTTTCTTGGCCTTGGGTTGGTTCGGTTGATTCCATGAGCATTTGGTTCTTGTCTTCTTGGAGTTTCTCGGTCGCATTCTCCAGGGACTTCGGTTGGATCACCATTTTTGTCAGTTTAACCTGAATCTGTTTAATAACTTCTCATCTTCGTTCTCGATTCCTTTATTTTTCGCAGATTAGTGTGTCTTTTTTCTGGTACACCGCATGTTTGCAAATTGGACACCACGAATATTCTATTAAAAACATATATTTTTCCACGAATAATAATTTCACATGAATGACCTGTCAAAAAGAACAACACATGAGTGAGTTGAACCCTTCCTTGCAGGAATTTGCCAAGGTAACCAACTGGCCCAACAGGGATTTGTTCTTTGGAACGTTGCATTTTTCTGTCCTGTCATGCCTGCTGGGTCATAAGCATAATTGACCGTCGACATATTAAAATAAGAATGCAAGTCTGTATTTAGATATAGGCATGTCGCTACTAGTATAAACCAACAAGCAAACACTTGCACCGTCGACCTCTCAAAGTCAACATTTTGGTGTTCAGATCAATCTTTCTGTTCGCGTGATTAATCTTTGACAAAGTCCTGTTCTTCGATTCTGTTGCCTATTAAGAATACAGTGCAATTTTCAGTACTAACATGGCATTGTTCTTCTTCTGATTGTTAATATGCAGGCACTACTTCACTTCCATAAACATTGGCAATCCTGCAAGGCCCTATTTTCTTGATATTGATACCGGGAGCGCCTTGACATGGATCCAGTGTGATGCACCCTGCACAAATTGCACAAAGGTGGGTACCATTTTCAGTCACATTTCATCTCGTGATAAGAACTCGGCCTCGTCGCGACGACGCAATTTCTGTGGACATCTTGGTTCCAGTGTTCCATCATGAGCCTCATTTCCAAAGTCCACAACGTTCCTGATCCGCCTCTTATCTTGTTACAGGGACCTCATCCTTTATATAAGCCCGCAAAAGAAAACATAGTTCCACCTAAGGATTCACATTGTCAGGAATTGCAAGGCAACCAAGATTACTGCGACACTTGCAAACAATGCGACTACGAGATCGCGTATGCGGACCGAAGCTCCTCTGCCGGTGTGCTTGCGAGGGACAACATGCGGCTGATCACCGCAGACGGTGAGAGGCAAAACATGGACTTTGTCTTCGGGTACGGCACGACTTCTCCGATAACCAAACCTGTTCAGTGTTCAGAGATGGGTGGTGATGTCTGTACACTAACAAACTGCCCATTTTGTGTACCATCTGTTAGGTGTGCACATGATCAGCAAGGAAAGCTTCTGGACTCACCAGCAAGTACTGATGGGATCCTTGGCCTCAGCAATGGGGCAATGAGCCTCCCTACCCAGCTAGCCAAGCAAGGGATCATTTCCAACGTTTTCGGCCATTGCATCGCCACGGATCCCAGCAGTAGTGGCTACATGTTTCTCGGTGATGATTACGTTCCCAGATGGGGAATGACATGGGTTCCCGTCCGCAATGGTCCAGAGTGAGTCTCCCCCCTCCTTTGCCTGAAGATTATTCTCACATGCGGCCATCATTTCTCCCATGAATATCATGGTACCCCGCACCGTCTTCGGCGGGATACGGCATGCCCTGCTTGAGGCGAATCTTCAAGAAATCTTAACCAATTCCAGTCCCTCTCAGGACTCAAACTGCAAATGGAAACTTTGCCCAACTGCTCTGCAATGTTGCTTTGTTCTTTACTTCTTTCTGATATTTGCATCGGCTCCACAAATAAAGTGACTCCCCTTTTTTTCAGTAGCCGTAGCAATTGATATCACATCACACCGTCGAACTAGATTATATCCATGCATTATGCTGTGGCACAGATTTCCTTCACCATACATAAAAACATTGCGCTTCTTGTGATCCGTTGTATGAAAATTCACTTTGTTGAGGTTAGAACGCgcatctgactgcagttctgcaTTTTGTGTACTGACAGGGACGTGTACAGCACGGTAGTACAGAAGGTGAACTATGGAGGTCAGGAGCTTAATGTGCGAGAGCAGGCTGGGAAGCTGACTCAAGTGATCTTCGACAGCGGGAGCTCATACACTTATTTTCCACATGAAATATACACAAGCCTGATTGCTTCGGTGAGTTTTTGCATCAACTCTCTCCATCAGATGAAATGGGTTCAGTTCCATCCTACTACTTATACCTGATTATGATCTTGCAATTCAACAGCTTGAAGCGGCCTCTCCAGGCTTTGCACGCGATGAATCAGATCAAACGCTGCCTTTCTGCATGAAGCCTAATTTTCCAGTGAGGTAATGTGATGGAAATCTGTTGGTAGTTAAAACGCTGTTTGCTTCTTGATCATCGCAAGGGATGCAGAATTAACAACTTACATTTCATTAGAAATAATCCTGCCCTTCTGTCAAATGACACTGAGCATTTTTCAGGTCTGTGGATGATGTGAAGCAACTGTTCAAGCCATTGCTTCTGCATTTCAGCAAAACATGGTTTGTGATCCCAAGAACGTTCGCAATTGCTCCCGAGAACTACTTGATCATCAGCGTAAGTTCACAGGCACCCCCAGCAATCACTTCAACCTCATCTCCTCTACGGAGTTCATCACCATCATACTTTTCCTGTACCTCATTTTCAGGACAAGGGCAATGTCTGCCTAGGGGTGCTTGATGGAACTGAGATTGGCCACAGCTCAACAATAGTAATTGGAGGTAGCGACCGGTCGTTTGTGTGCCACATTTCCATGGCTTCACTAACCATCTCTGTCAAGCTCACCTTTCTCTCCCTTTGCTTGTTGCAGATGTTTCCCTCCGTGGGAAGTTGGTTGCGTACGACAACGACGAGAATCAGATCGGATGGGCTCAGTCAGGCTGCACCAGGCCACAGAAAGCAAGCAGGGTTCCGTTCTTCCTTTCGAGAGCATTGCGCAGTCAACTTCTTTAAATGGCACAGACAGATGATCACCCCGTGTTCGCCTGACCATGCGCTCACCTTTTCGACGCGCAATTCTGCGACCGAAGCTGCCATAATCATATAATGGATGTAGTTAAACAAGGGATATAGGAAAACCAAATTGGAAGAAAGGTGAATAGATATAGCCAGTACCTGTAATTTTTCTCTGCTGTATATATACCAAAGAAGCAGAACTCTGCATATCTATGGATATGCTGTAGAGTATATCTCATCCACTTGTAAGACTAAGTGGTGAAGCATATCAATTTCAAATGAGTAGCAGTTCTGTGATTTCTGATTGATTTATTTTGTATTTTCTGTCCAATATACAGGAGTTTTTGGTTGATGGAATATCGCGTGGAGACAACACATAATGTTTAACTCAAGCAACATAAGTCTCATGTCCAAACAATGCCCAAGCAAACCTCACCAACACATGGAAAGCAACATCACACCTTTGAGCAGAGTGTAACAAAGCATAGAAATGCATTAAAAGCAAGCTCACAACAAAAGCATTATGGTGACTCATGAGCAAACTAAAACACGGCTACCTTCCCATCATCAGGTAGGTCAGGGAACATCTCTCTTGCACACATTATACATGACATCGAGCTGCGCGTGCAACCACCAACTATCCAAGAGTAACATGTTATTTACAGATTAACTTCAGAAATACAAGGATCAACAGTGTTACCATTAGCGGTGGCAAACAGGAGCTCCATTAGCGGTGCACCCGGCAATCTTCTCATTGCACACACACGAGTTCAGTATTATACACATGTCATCGTCCAAAATTATTAAACAAACTGGACCACGAAAGTGAGTGACAAGGTTTCCAGGTGGAGGGGCCTTGCAGGGTCATCGTCGATGTCAGCTCTTCAGCCCAACACATCTGCATATTTTAGCGAGAAACCCGCCATCGTCTGTGCTAACTGCAGCAGGCTCCTCCACAGGGTCCTTGAAGTTAGCCTTCTCACTCAGCTCCTCGAATGCGTTAACAACATTCTGTAGCCGGGCAACAAACTCAATTAGGAGCGAGGCAAATGTGGCCAAGGACAAGGCACTTGCACTTTCATATGTTTTTGACTCCTCGTCTTCAAGCGGCAAGTTTGGATGGAATGATCTGCGTGCAGGCCAGGATAGTAGCGTCTTGTAGCCGTCTATAGTTGCTGATGAATCATATCGGCTAAGAAACGAAGCAGCAGCAAAGCTCTTATAATGCTGAGCCGCAGTTTGATCGGCAATAGTAGGCTCCGTCACTTCATTCTTATTCTCTTTTGCCGCCACGCTGTTGCCATTTATGGCATCTTTTATTCCTTCAGCTCGCTTGCTAGTGTCCCATCTTTCAGTGTTCACCAGAAGATATGACTTCTCGTCAATCTTTTTTTGCAACTCCTCAGCTGCCAAGTGAACTTCCAGTAGAATATCTGAAGACCTCAACTTGGTCATTGTCTTCACATTGTCTCCAAGCTCGCGCAACACCTTAGCACCTTCTCTGCCCACTCTATGAATTTCTGAAATGAAAACCCTTCTGCTTTCTGGCGGTGCCTACAACGAAAATCAAATATACGTTTGTTTAGGTAACAAATGCAGAACTTCAACAGGTTGTCGAGTAAACTAAATTAGCAAACCTGA
This sequence is a window from Aegilops tauschii subsp. strangulata cultivar AL8/78 chromosome 7, Aet v6.0, whole genome shotgun sequence. Protein-coding genes within it:
- the LOC109744743 gene encoding aspartyl protease APCB1; translated protein: MATTPLLSGKQVEEDTMPPLHGVVVIALPDHAADGGRDSPSRSEPAALRRAWRLLRLATAPLVVLAAFAVAAHCYGLYSFSFSGGDDWKWGEGRASSFLLPLHPKPKPAGVKAEDSTTAVLPERHYFTSINIGNPARPYFLDIDTGSALTWIQCDAPCTNCTKGPHPLYKPAKENIVPPKDSHCQELQGNQDYCDTCKQCDYEIAYADRSSSAGVLARDNMRLITADGERQNMDFVFGCAHDQQGKLLDSPASTDGILGLSNGAMSLPTQLAKQGIISNVFGHCIATDPSSSGYMFLGDDYVPRWGMTWVPVRNGPEDVYSTVVQKVNYGGQELNVREQAGKLTQVIFDSGSSYTYFPHEIYTSLIASLEAASPGFARDESDQTLPFCMKPNFPVRSVDDVKQLFKPLLLHFSKTWFVIPRTFAIAPENYLIISDKGNVCLGVLDGTEIGHSSTIVIGDVSLRGKLVAYDNDENQIGWAQSGCTRPQKASRVPFFLSRALRSQLL